The following are from one region of the Klebsiella aerogenes genome:
- the aceB gene encoding malate synthase A → MTQQATMIDELAFSQPYGEQEKQILTPEAVEFLTELVSRFTPERNQLLAARVQQQQAIDDGKLPGFISETASIRNGDWKIRGIPADLQDRRVEITGPVERKMVINALNANVKVFMADFEDSLAPDWHKVIDGQINLRDAVNGTISYTNEAGKIYQLQPDPAVLVCRVRGLHLPEKHVSWRNEAIPGSLFDFALYFFHNYQALLAKGSGPYFYLPKTQAWQEAAWWGEVFSFTEDRFALPRGTIKATLLIETLPAVFQMDEILHALRDHIVGLNCGRWDYIFSYIKTLKNHPDRVLPDRQVVTMDKPFLSAYSRLLIKTCHKRGAFAMGGMAAFIPSKDAERNRQVLNKVTADKELEANNGHDGTWIAHPGLADTAMDIFNRVLGEHPNQLFVTRHDDAPMTAEQLLAPCEGERTEAGMRANIRVAVQYIEAWISGNGCVPIYGLMEDAATAEISRTSIWQWIHHQKTLNDGTPVTKALFRQWLAEELMVIQEELGEHRFSHGRFDDAARLMEQITTSDELIDFLTLPGYRLLA, encoded by the coding sequence ATGACGCAACAGGCGACAATGATCGATGAACTGGCCTTTAGCCAGCCTTATGGCGAGCAGGAGAAGCAAATTCTGACTCCTGAAGCGGTAGAATTCCTGACCGAACTGGTGAGCCGCTTTACGCCTGAGCGTAATCAACTGCTGGCCGCGCGTGTCCAGCAACAGCAAGCCATTGATGACGGCAAGCTCCCGGGTTTTATTTCGGAAACAGCTTCCATTCGTAATGGAGACTGGAAAATACGCGGTATTCCGGCGGATTTACAGGATCGTCGCGTTGAAATCACCGGCCCGGTTGAGCGCAAAATGGTAATTAACGCTCTGAATGCTAACGTCAAAGTCTTTATGGCGGATTTCGAAGACTCGCTGGCGCCGGATTGGCACAAAGTCATTGATGGGCAAATTAACCTGCGCGATGCGGTCAACGGCACCATCAGCTATACCAACGAAGCCGGGAAAATCTATCAACTGCAGCCTGATCCAGCGGTACTGGTCTGTCGCGTTCGCGGTCTGCATCTGCCGGAAAAACACGTCAGCTGGCGTAATGAGGCGATCCCCGGCAGCCTGTTCGATTTTGCGCTCTATTTCTTCCACAACTATCAGGCGCTGCTGGCGAAAGGAAGCGGCCCTTATTTCTATCTGCCGAAAACTCAAGCCTGGCAAGAAGCGGCGTGGTGGGGCGAAGTCTTCAGCTTCACCGAGGATCGTTTCGCGCTGCCGCGCGGCACCATTAAAGCCACGCTGCTGATTGAAACGCTGCCGGCGGTGTTCCAGATGGATGAGATCCTGCATGCGCTGCGCGACCATATCGTTGGCCTGAACTGTGGGCGCTGGGACTACATCTTCAGCTATATCAAAACATTGAAAAATCACCCCGATCGCGTCCTGCCGGACCGTCAGGTGGTGACGATGGATAAACCGTTCCTCAGCGCCTATTCGCGGCTGTTGATTAAGACCTGTCATAAACGCGGCGCCTTCGCGATGGGCGGTATGGCGGCGTTTATTCCGAGCAAAGATGCCGAACGTAATCGCCAGGTGTTGAATAAAGTCACTGCCGATAAAGAGCTGGAGGCGAACAACGGCCACGACGGCACCTGGATTGCCCATCCGGGCCTGGCGGACACCGCCATGGACATCTTTAACCGGGTGCTGGGCGAACATCCTAACCAACTTTTTGTCACTCGCCATGACGATGCGCCGATGACCGCCGAGCAGCTGCTGGCGCCCTGCGAGGGCGAGCGTACCGAAGCCGGCATGCGCGCCAACATTCGCGTCGCGGTGCAGTACATCGAAGCCTGGATTTCCGGCAACGGTTGTGTGCCGATTTACGGTCTGATGGAAGATGCGGCGACCGCCGAGATTTCGCGAACCTCCATTTGGCAATGGATCCACCACCAGAAAACCCTTAACGACGGCACCCCGGTGACGAAGGCGCTGTTCCGCCAGTGGTTAGCTGAAGAGTTGATGGTGATTCAGGAGGAACTGGGAGAACACCGCTTCAGCCATGGTCGCTTTGACGATGCGGCGCGCCTGATGGAGCAAATCACCACTTCCGATGAGTTGATTGATTTTCTGACATTACCGGGCTACCGCCTGCTGGCTTAA
- the purD gene encoding phosphoribosylamine--glycine ligase, giving the protein MKVLVIGNGGREHALAWKAAQSPLVDTVYVAPGNAGTALEPALKNVAIGVTDIPALLRFAQDEKIDLTIVGPEAPLVIGVVDAFRAAGLTIFGPTEGAAQLEGSKAFTKDFLARHHIPTAEYQNFTEVEPALAYLREKGAPIVIKADGLAAGKGVIVAMTLEEAEAAVKDMLAGNAFGDAGHRIVIEEFLDGEEASFIVMVDGEHVLPMATSQDHKRVGNGDTGPNTGGMGAYSPAPVVTDEVYQRTMERVIWPTVKGMAAEGNTYTGFLYAGLMIDKQGNPKVIEFNCRFGDPETQPIMLRMKSDLVDLCLAACAGKLDEKTSEWDPRASLGVVVAAGGYPGNYNSGDEIFGLPQQEAADGKVFHAGTKLSDDQRVVTNGGRVLCVTALGDSVAQAQQRAYELLTDIHWDGSFSRNDIGWRAIKREQN; this is encoded by the coding sequence ATGAAAGTATTAGTAATCGGCAACGGCGGGCGCGAACACGCGCTGGCCTGGAAAGCGGCCCAATCGCCGCTGGTTGATACCGTCTACGTCGCGCCGGGCAACGCGGGCACCGCACTGGAGCCTGCGCTGAAAAACGTCGCTATCGGCGTCACCGATATTCCGGCGCTGCTACGCTTCGCCCAGGATGAGAAAATCGATCTGACCATCGTTGGCCCGGAAGCGCCACTGGTCATTGGCGTAGTCGACGCGTTCCGCGCCGCTGGGTTAACCATCTTTGGGCCAACCGAAGGCGCCGCGCAGCTGGAAGGCTCAAAAGCCTTCACCAAAGATTTCCTCGCACGCCATCATATCCCAACCGCGGAATACCAGAACTTCACCGAAGTTGAGCCTGCGCTGGCATACCTGCGCGAAAAAGGCGCGCCGATCGTCATCAAAGCCGACGGCCTGGCGGCAGGTAAAGGCGTTATCGTGGCGATGACCCTTGAGGAAGCCGAAGCAGCGGTCAAAGACATGCTGGCCGGCAACGCCTTTGGCGATGCGGGGCACCGCATCGTGATTGAAGAGTTCCTCGATGGCGAAGAGGCCAGCTTTATCGTGATGGTCGACGGCGAGCACGTGCTGCCGATGGCCACCAGTCAGGATCACAAGCGCGTCGGCAACGGCGATACTGGACCGAATACCGGCGGCATGGGGGCATACTCTCCGGCGCCGGTGGTGACTGATGAAGTCTATCAACGCACCATGGAACGGGTTATCTGGCCAACGGTTAAAGGCATGGCCGCAGAGGGCAATACCTATACTGGTTTCCTGTACGCCGGTCTGATGATCGACAAACAGGGCAACCCGAAGGTGATTGAGTTCAACTGCCGCTTTGGCGACCCGGAAACCCAGCCGATCATGCTGCGCATGAAATCCGATCTGGTAGACCTGTGCCTCGCCGCCTGCGCGGGCAAGCTGGACGAGAAAACCTCCGAGTGGGACCCGCGCGCCTCGCTGGGCGTGGTCGTCGCGGCGGGCGGTTACCCTGGCAACTACAATAGCGGCGACGAAATTTTCGGCCTGCCGCAGCAGGAAGCCGCTGACGGCAAAGTCTTCCACGCCGGAACCAAACTGTCTGACGACCAGCGCGTCGTCACCAACGGCGGGCGCGTGCTGTGCGTGACCGCGCTGGGCGATTCCGTGGCCCAGGCGCAGCAGCGCGCTTATGAGCTGCTGACCGATATTCACTGGGACGGCAGCTTTAGCCGTAACGATATCGGCTGGCGCGCCATCAAGCGTGAACAGAACTAA
- the zraR gene encoding sigma-54-dependent response regulator transcription factor ZraR — protein sequence MSLDKVEILVVDDDISHCTILQALLRGWGYQVSLAHTGLQALEQIHQQVFDLVLCDIRMAEMDGIATLKGIKAYNPAIPVLIMTAFSSVGTAVEAIKSGALDYLVKPLDFDTLQETLARALAHTWQSELTAAADSRWGMIGDSPAMQTLINNITLVAPSDATVLICGESGTGKELVARAIHACSERREKPLVTLNCAALNESLLESELFGHEKGAFTGADRRREGRFVEADGGTLFLDEIGDISPLMQVRLLRAIQEREVQRVGSNQTLVVDVRLIAATHRNLAEEVSAGRFRQDLYYRLNVVAIDMPPLRRRREDIPQLAQYFLKRYAKRNRKAVQGFTPQAMDLLIHYAWPGNIRELENAVERAVVLLTGDYISERELPLAIAGTPLPNSGSEDALIQPLVAVEKEVIMAALEKTGGNKTEAARQLGITRKTLLAKLSR from the coding sequence ATGAGCCTTGATAAGGTAGAGATCCTGGTTGTCGATGATGACATCAGCCACTGCACGATTCTGCAGGCGTTGCTGCGCGGTTGGGGTTATCAGGTGTCGTTAGCCCACACGGGTCTCCAGGCGTTGGAACAGATTCATCAGCAGGTCTTCGACCTGGTGCTGTGCGATATCCGTATGGCGGAGATGGACGGTATTGCAACGTTAAAGGGGATTAAAGCCTATAACCCGGCGATACCGGTGCTGATCATGACGGCGTTCTCCAGCGTCGGTACGGCAGTGGAAGCGATTAAGTCAGGGGCGCTGGATTATCTGGTTAAGCCGCTGGACTTTGATACCCTGCAGGAGACGCTCGCCCGGGCATTGGCACACACCTGGCAGAGCGAGCTAACCGCCGCGGCAGATTCGCGCTGGGGCATGATTGGCGATAGCCCGGCGATGCAGACGCTTATCAACAATATTACGCTGGTGGCGCCCTCGGATGCGACGGTACTGATCTGCGGGGAATCGGGAACCGGCAAGGAACTGGTGGCGCGCGCGATCCACGCCTGCAGCGAGCGCCGCGAAAAGCCGCTGGTGACGCTGAACTGCGCGGCGCTGAATGAATCGCTGCTGGAGTCTGAGCTCTTCGGCCATGAAAAGGGGGCGTTTACCGGCGCGGATCGGCGGCGGGAAGGGCGCTTTGTCGAAGCGGATGGTGGCACGCTATTCCTGGATGAGATTGGCGATATTTCACCGTTGATGCAGGTGCGCCTGCTGCGGGCGATTCAGGAACGTGAAGTGCAGCGCGTTGGCAGTAACCAGACGCTTGTCGTCGATGTGCGGTTGATTGCCGCCACCCACCGCAACCTGGCGGAAGAGGTGAGCGCCGGGCGCTTTCGCCAGGATCTCTATTATCGTCTGAACGTGGTTGCCATTGATATGCCGCCGCTGCGTCGGCGACGTGAAGATATTCCTCAATTGGCGCAGTATTTTCTCAAACGTTATGCCAAACGCAATCGCAAGGCGGTGCAGGGGTTTACGCCACAGGCGATGGATCTGCTGATCCACTATGCCTGGCCGGGCAATATCCGGGAACTGGAAAACGCAGTGGAACGGGCGGTGGTTCTGCTCACCGGAGACTATATCTCCGAACGCGAACTGCCGTTGGCGATAGCGGGCACGCCGTTGCCGAACAGCGGGAGCGAGGACGCATTGATTCAGCCGTTAGTGGCCGTCGAAAAAGAGGTGATTATGGCGGCGCTGGAAAAAACGGGCGGCAACAAAACCGAAGCCGCCCGTCAGTTAGGGATTACGCGTAAAACGCTGCTGGCAAAACTCAGCCGTTAG
- the metA gene encoding homoserine O-succinyltransferase, with protein sequence MPIRVQDELPAVNFLRDENVFVMTATRATTQEIRPLKVLILNLMPKKIETENQFLRLLSNSPLQVDIQLLRIDARESRNTPTEHLNNFYCNFDDIREQNFDGLIVTGAPLGLVEFNDVAYWPQIKQVLEWAKDHVTSTLFVCWAVQAALNILYGIPKQTRTEKIAGVYEHHILHPHALLTRGFDDTFLAPHSRYADFPAGLIRDYTDLEILAETEDGDAYLFASKDKRIAFVTGHPEYDANTLASEFFRDLEAGLDPQLPDNYFPNNDPNNKPRASWRSHGNLLFANWLNYYVYQITPYDLRHMNPTLD encoded by the coding sequence ATGCCAATTCGGGTGCAGGACGAGCTACCGGCCGTCAATTTTTTGCGTGATGAAAACGTCTTCGTTATGACGGCAACGCGCGCGACGACTCAGGAAATCCGCCCGCTGAAGGTGTTAATCCTCAATCTGATGCCCAAGAAGATCGAGACGGAAAACCAGTTTCTTCGTCTGTTATCGAACTCGCCGCTGCAGGTTGATATTCAGCTGCTGCGCATCGACGCGCGTGAATCGCGCAATACGCCGACGGAGCACCTGAATAACTTTTACTGCAACTTTGATGATATCCGCGAGCAGAATTTTGATGGCCTGATTGTCACCGGCGCCCCGCTGGGTCTGGTCGAATTTAACGATGTCGCCTACTGGCCGCAGATCAAACAGGTACTGGAGTGGGCCAAGGATCACGTTACCTCAACGTTATTTGTCTGTTGGGCGGTACAGGCTGCGCTGAATATCCTCTATGGCATCCCTAAGCAGACCCGTACCGAAAAAATCGCCGGCGTTTATGAACATCATATTTTGCATCCGCATGCGCTACTGACTCGCGGATTTGATGATACCTTCCTGGCGCCTCACTCACGTTATGCCGACTTCCCGGCAGGGCTGATTCGCGACTATACCGATCTGGAAATTTTGGCCGAGACAGAAGATGGCGACGCCTATCTATTCGCCAGTAAAGATAAACGTATCGCCTTTGTCACTGGCCATCCTGAATATGATGCCAATACCCTGGCTAGCGAATTCTTCCGCGATCTGGAGGCCGGATTAGATCCGCAACTCCCGGACAATTACTTCCCCAATAACGACCCAAACAACAAACCGCGGGCGAGCTGGCGCAGCCACGGTAATTTGCTATTCGCTAACTGGCTTAACTATTACGTCTACCAGATCACGCCATACGATCTGCGCCATATGAATCCGACGCTGGATTAA
- the aceA gene encoding isocitrate lyase, which translates to MKTRTQQIEELNKEWTNPRWEGITRPYSAEEVVKLRGSVNPECTLAQLGAAKMWRLLHGEAKKGYINSLGALTGGQALQQAKAGIEAIYLSGWQVAADANLASSMYPDQSLYPANSVPSVVDRINNTFRRADQIQWSAGIEPNDPRFTDYFLPIVADAEAGFGGVLNAFELMKSMIAAGAAAVHFEDQLASVKKCGHMGGKVLVPTQEAIQKLVAARLAADVMGVPTLLIARTDADAADLITSDCDPYDREFISGDRTSEGFYRTHAGIEQAISRGLAYAPYADLVWCETSKPDIEQARRFAEAIHARFPGKLLAYNCSPSFNWKKNLDDKTIASFQQQLSDMGYKFQFITLAGIHSMWFNMFDLAHAYAQGEGMRHYVEKVQQPEFAAGPEGYTFVSHQQEVGTGYFDKVTTIIQGGASSVTALTGSTEEEQF; encoded by the coding sequence ATGAAAACTCGTACCCAACAAATCGAAGAATTAAACAAAGAGTGGACGAACCCGCGCTGGGAAGGCATTACCCGCCCGTACAGTGCGGAAGAGGTGGTGAAGTTACGCGGCTCGGTGAACCCGGAGTGCACGCTGGCGCAGCTTGGCGCGGCGAAAATGTGGCGTCTGCTGCACGGCGAAGCGAAAAAAGGCTACATCAACAGCCTCGGCGCGCTGACCGGCGGCCAAGCGCTGCAACAGGCGAAGGCGGGTATTGAAGCCATCTATTTATCCGGGTGGCAGGTCGCCGCTGACGCCAATCTGGCTTCCAGCATGTACCCGGATCAATCGCTCTATCCGGCCAACTCCGTACCGTCAGTGGTCGATCGGATCAACAATACGTTCCGTCGCGCCGATCAGATCCAGTGGTCGGCTGGGATTGAGCCGAACGATCCGCGCTTTACCGACTATTTCCTGCCGATCGTCGCCGATGCCGAGGCTGGCTTCGGCGGCGTGCTGAACGCGTTTGAACTGATGAAATCGATGATTGCGGCCGGTGCAGCGGCCGTTCACTTCGAAGATCAGCTGGCGTCGGTGAAGAAGTGCGGACATATGGGCGGTAAAGTGCTGGTACCGACGCAAGAGGCGATTCAGAAGCTGGTCGCCGCGCGCCTGGCGGCGGATGTGATGGGCGTGCCGACGTTGCTTATCGCGCGTACCGATGCCGATGCGGCTGACCTGATTACCTCGGATTGCGATCCTTACGATCGCGAGTTTATCTCCGGCGATCGCACCAGCGAAGGTTTCTACCGTACCCATGCCGGTATCGAGCAGGCGATCAGCCGCGGCCTGGCTTACGCGCCTTATGCCGACCTGGTGTGGTGCGAAACATCAAAACCCGACATCGAGCAGGCGCGCCGCTTTGCCGAGGCGATTCACGCCCGTTTCCCGGGCAAACTGCTGGCCTATAACTGTTCGCCATCGTTTAACTGGAAGAAAAACCTCGACGACAAGACCATCGCCAGCTTCCAGCAGCAGTTGTCGGATATGGGTTACAAATTCCAGTTCATCACCCTGGCGGGTATCCACAGTATGTGGTTCAACATGTTTGACCTTGCCCACGCCTACGCCCAGGGAGAAGGTATGCGCCATTATGTTGAGAAAGTGCAGCAGCCGGAGTTCGCCGCCGGGCCGGAAGGGTATACCTTCGTCTCGCACCAGCAGGAAGTGGGGACGGGATATTTCGATAAAGTCACCACCATTATCCAGGGCGGCGCCTCTTCGGTCACGGCGTTAACCGGGTCAACGGAAGAAGAGCAGTTTTGA
- the purH gene encoding bifunctional phosphoribosylaminoimidazolecarboxamide formyltransferase/IMP cyclohydrolase: MQQRRPVRRALLSVSDKAGIVEFAQALSARGVELLSTGGTARLLADKGLPVTEVSDYTGFPEMMDGRVKTLHPKVHGGILGRRGQDDGIMQQHGIAPIDMVVVNLYPFAQTVAREGCSLEDAVENIDIGGPTMVRSAAKNHKDVAIVVKSSDYDAIIKEMDANDGSLTLDTRFDLAIKAFEHTAAYDSMIANYFGSMVPAYHGESKEAAGRFPRTLNLNFIKKQDMRYGENSHQQAAFYIEENVKEASVATATQLQGKALSYNNIADTDAALECVKEFNEPACVIVKHANPCGVAVSNSILDAYDRAYKTDPTSAFGGIIAFNRELDAETAQAIISRQFVEVIIAPSASEEALKITAAKQNVRVLICGQWDARVAGLDFKRVNGGLLVQDRDLGMVTAGELRVVTKRQPSEQELRDALFCWKVAKFVKSNAIVYAKDNMTIGIGAGQMSRVYSAKIAGIKAGDEGLEVKGSAMASDAFFPFRDGIDAAAAVGITCVIQPGGSIRDEEVIAAADEHGIAMIFTDMRHFRH, translated from the coding sequence ATGCAACAACGTCGTCCAGTCCGCCGCGCCCTGCTCAGTGTTTCTGACAAGGCCGGTATCGTCGAATTCGCGCAGGCGCTTTCCGCTCGTGGTGTTGAGCTACTGTCCACCGGCGGCACCGCTCGCCTGCTGGCAGATAAGGGCCTGCCGGTAACCGAAGTCTCTGACTACACCGGTTTCCCGGAAATGATGGATGGACGCGTGAAAACCCTGCATCCAAAAGTACACGGCGGCATCCTCGGTCGTCGTGGTCAGGATGACGGCATCATGCAGCAGCACGGCATCGCGCCTATCGATATGGTCGTCGTTAACCTCTACCCATTTGCCCAGACCGTCGCTCGTGAAGGATGCTCGCTGGAAGACGCGGTGGAAAATATTGATATCGGCGGCCCGACTATGGTGCGCTCAGCGGCGAAGAACCATAAAGACGTAGCTATCGTTGTAAAGAGCAGCGACTACGACGCCATTATTAAAGAGATGGATGCCAACGACGGTTCTCTGACCCTCGACACGCGTTTCGATCTCGCGATTAAAGCCTTCGAACACACCGCTGCTTACGACAGCATGATCGCTAACTACTTCGGCAGCATGGTTCCGGCCTATCACGGCGAAAGCAAAGAAGCCGCAGGTCGCTTCCCGCGTACCCTGAATCTGAACTTCATTAAGAAGCAGGATATGCGCTACGGCGAAAACAGCCACCAGCAGGCTGCCTTCTATATAGAAGAGAATGTAAAAGAAGCCTCCGTGGCTACCGCAACCCAGCTGCAGGGCAAAGCGCTCTCTTATAACAACATTGCCGATACCGATGCGGCTCTGGAGTGCGTGAAAGAGTTCAATGAACCGGCCTGCGTTATCGTTAAGCACGCAAACCCATGCGGTGTTGCCGTCAGCAACTCGATCCTCGACGCTTACGATCGCGCTTACAAAACCGACCCGACCTCCGCGTTCGGCGGCATCATCGCCTTTAACCGCGAGCTGGATGCGGAAACCGCGCAGGCCATCATCTCCCGCCAGTTCGTCGAAGTGATCATCGCCCCGTCCGCCAGCGAAGAAGCGCTGAAAATCACCGCCGCTAAACAAAACGTCCGCGTGCTGATCTGCGGTCAATGGGATGCTCGCGTCGCCGGTCTCGATTTCAAACGCGTGAACGGCGGCCTGCTGGTTCAGGACCGCGATCTCGGCATGGTGACTGCCGGTGAACTGCGCGTAGTGACCAAACGTCAGCCGAGCGAGCAAGAGCTACGCGATGCGCTGTTCTGCTGGAAAGTCGCGAAGTTCGTCAAATCCAACGCTATCGTTTATGCCAAAGACAATATGACCATCGGTATAGGCGCAGGCCAGATGAGCCGCGTCTACTCGGCGAAAATTGCCGGGATTAAAGCCGGTGACGAAGGGCTGGAAGTAAAAGGTTCCGCCATGGCCTCTGACGCCTTCTTCCCGTTCCGCGACGGTATTGATGCCGCAGCGGCCGTAGGCATCACCTGCGTTATCCAACCGGGCGGCTCTATCCGCGACGAAGAAGTGATTGCCGCCGCTGATGAACATGGTATCGCCATGATCTTCACCGACATGCGCCACTTCCGCCATTAA
- a CDS encoding YjaA family stress response protein codes for MTTLYISLYKNRMTVRNLDNGREFSGSGGFSNQRLLVAQFFAARDVLSALLQQQKPENWLTRVLRKRRFRILVDAMELNEGGLSQVEERAIMEMVAVAVSMRYRQLEVRCSSHVRSDVEVHALLANGAA; via the coding sequence GTGACCACCTTATATATCTCTTTGTATAAAAACCGAATGACCGTGCGCAATCTCGATAATGGCCGTGAATTTAGCGGCAGCGGCGGATTTAGCAATCAACGTCTGCTCGTGGCGCAGTTTTTTGCCGCGCGTGACGTCTTATCCGCCCTGCTCCAACAACAAAAACCCGAAAATTGGCTAACGCGCGTGCTAAGGAAAAGACGTTTTCGCATTCTGGTTGATGCCATGGAACTAAATGAAGGCGGGCTATCGCAGGTAGAAGAGCGCGCGATAATGGAAATGGTCGCCGTTGCGGTATCGATGCGCTACCGTCAGTTGGAGGTTCGCTGCAGTAGCCATGTGCGCAGCGATGTTGAAGTTCATGCCCTGTTAGCTAATGGTGCAGCTTAG